TTTTGCGCTGAACGCTTCTGGAAGAAGATGCGCTCGGCCTTCACCGCGTTCTGCGCCGCGACATCATCCGGACCACCGAAATTCTCCGGAAAGGTAATCTCTGGCTCACCCCCTTGTTCAGCCCGCAATCGTGCAAGCTTGGCTATGAGACCGACACGCCGGGACTGCAAGGACTGTAATTCGGAGCGAGCCTTTGTATCGTCCAGCCGGATCAATGGTTGGCCAACCTTCACTTCGTCGCCTTCCTGCACGAGCAGGCGATCCAGTATCCCACCTTCCAGATGGCTGATGGTCTTCCGCTTCGAATCGACAATCACGGTTCCAAGGGCAACCGCAGCGCTTCCAAGCTCAGCCGAATAGGCCCAGCCAAAGAACCCGCCGAACGCGACTACGATGGTCATAACGCCGGCTATGATAAGGCGGCGCAACGGCGACTTTGCATCCTCGTTTTCCAGATCAACAACCCATTCGGGACGCACAGTTCCAAATTTGGTCAATGCGTGCTTTTCACCAGCTTTTTCGCGGGGAGCCAGAAGCTGACTAACGCGCTTGGGAACTATCGATTTGCCGGTCATGCGCCTGCTCCTGCCGTACCCATTTTCGGACCAGTGGGTGTAATGGAAGCCACCACGTCAGTCCGCGGCCCGAACTGCGTGATTCGACCGTTTTCAAGCACCAGCAGCTTGTCCGCTACCTGCATGATGGTCGGCCTGTGAGCGATCATGATGACAATAGCGCCATCATCCCGCGCTTGTTCGATGGCGCGCATCAAAGCACGCTCACCAACCGCATCAAGGTTCGAATTTGGTTCATCCAATACGATGAGGCGAGGGCGATTATAGAGGCAGCGGGCGAGGCCGATGCGCTGCCGCTGACCACCGGAAAGAGTGAGGCGACCATCGCCGACAGGCGTGTCGTAGCCAAGTGGCAGACGGCCAATCATCTCATGCACGTCAGCGAGGCGGGCCGCTTCCAGAACGCGATGCGGGTCACTGTCACCCATACGCGCGATGTTGTCCTTGATGGTGCCGTCGAGCAGTGCCACCGATTGCGGAAGATATCCGGCTATCTCACCAAAGGAGCCGCGTTCCCAAAGATAGACATTGTTGCCATCGAGGAAAACACCGCCGGAAGTTGGCTTGACGATACCAATCATCAGCCGGGCCAAGGTCGATTTACCGGCTGCGGATGGGCCCACAATCCCGAGAACTTCACCGGGTGAAAGAGAAAAGGAAATACCCTTGATAATCGGCATTTCAACACCGGGAGCCGCATAAACGAGTTTGTCGATGATCAGATCGCCCTGGGGTCTTGGCGTGGGCATCGTCTGACGCACGGCGAGATTCTGCGCCAGCAACGATTGTATCCGCTGCCAGTTGCCGATGGCGTTCACCCACTGACGCCATGTATCTACAACATGATCAAAAGGCATGAGAAGGCGGCCAATAATAATCGTCGTAGCGATCATGGCGCCACCCGTGATTTCCTGTTGCATGGCCAACAATGTACCGGCGCCCAGCCCGCCAATCTGAATCATGAAGCGCAGTGTACGGGCAATCGTTGCCATGCCGCGGCTGCGGGTGCCGCCAATATCAAGCAGATCCAGCGCATTCATCTGGGTTGACCGCCAGCGCCTTGCCAGCGCCGGCAACATGCCCATAGCCTCAATCACTTCCGCATGGCGCAAGGTGCTGCCGATTTTGGAAATGGCTTCAATATTTGCCTGATTCGCATCCTTCAGCAGGCTTCGCGTCATAATATCCGTGATAACGCCGCAGATCACGAGCACGACTACAGAAACCACGCCGATGATCCCAAAAACCGGGTGCAAAAGGAAAAGCACGGTCAGATAAATCGGCGACCAGGCCGCATCCAGCGGCGCACTCACCGCAGTTGACGTCAGGAATGTACGCAATTCCGTCAGATCGCGCAGTGCCTGTGTGGCCTTCGGTAAGCCCTGATCGACGGACGCCTGAACCGCCGCCGTAAGAATTGGCAAGTTAAGACGGCGCACCAGCGCACTGCCCATAGCCTGAAATGACAAAGCCCGAATAAACTCAAGAATGCCAAAAACAATCAACGCGCCGACCGCCAGAATGCTCAACATAATGAGCGTATCGGTGCTCCGACTGTTCAAAACTCTGTCGTGTACCTGCAACATATAAAGCGGTACAGTGAGTTGCAGAAGATTGATGCAAGCACTTAATAAAACGGCATAAAGCAAGCCTGACAGGAACACCCGGCGCGCTCGCAAAATGAGAGCTTGAGGCGCCGGAACTGCGGACGTCATCGTATTTTTTCCAATATTGCTCTTGCCATTTGCATTGTTTTGACGAGTATCTGTCATCTATAATCTGCCTTGGAAATGCCACAGCTGCCGGTTAGCCCGTTTGACCTTGGTCGAAGGAAACAGACTAGTAAAGTAATACCGTGCAGAATGTGACAGAAAAAAGTTTATATGGTGGGGAAAAAAGCAAAGGAGACTGAGAATATACTTGTAACTTACTTCAAATTTTGAAGTAAAATTGATGATGGAGACCAAGATGATACAAAAACTTCTACACGAAGGAGTGGAAGTCGAAACATCTATTGACGGCTACGATGCCGCCGATTTTCCTGAGATTACTGCTGAAAAACAGGGACATAGACATCCAATTCATACCGTTGTGGTCACACATTTTGAGTTGGCCAGAATGATTGAGAGAGTAAATCGTCGGTTCGCAAGCCTGCTGAGGTCCGAATTGACGAAATTGGGAATTGAAGACGTTGGTCCAGCCCAGGCAATGGTTCTCCTGGCAATTGGCGACGTCGAACTTTCCGTCGGAGAGCTTTTGGACCGGGGACATTATATCGGTTCCAACATCTCTTATTATCTGAAGCAGCTCGGCGATGGCGGTTACATCGACAGGGTTGCATCCCAGCGCGACAAGCGATCCGCAAGGATTCGTTTGACGGAAAAAGGCGAACAGCTTTGCTCCAATCTGCGTAACGCTGGCGGGGCTTACAACCGCGTACTTGCCAGGGATGATGACGATCTTCGCAATCTGGAAATCGCATTCCAGACATTACACAGACTCGAACTGGTTTGGGGAAATGCCGCTCGTTACGGCATCTGACCCTCTGTCAATTCGCGTTCTGACGTCTGGAAAGGACTGACATGCATGTGGCTTTCGTTCACAGGCGCGGACTAGGTCAGTTCGCGGCCCTGGCCGAACATCTTGCAACCAGCGGGCATGATGTCAGTCTTATCTGTGAAACAGTGGACCGTCGCCTCCCATCGGTCCGCGTGATCAGACACAGAATGGAACCTGGCCCTCGGGCGGATAGCCAGATGGCCAGGTATCTGGGCATTCCCGACCACCATGTGCGGATCGGGCATCGCGTGGCGGAAACGTTTGATTCGATGGCGCGCCAGGGTGAACGCCCTGACATTGTCATTGGCCATATTGGTTGGGGCAGCATGATGTTCGTCAAGGACGTTCTGCCAAACATTCCCGCACTGGGCTATTGTGAATTTTTCTATCGGGCCGAAGGTGCCGATGTCGGGTTTGCTCCGGATGACAAGCCGGACGCAGAAACGCGCAAAAGATTAAGGCTGCGCAATATTGCGCAGTTGATTTCGCTGGAAGCCATTGATGGAGGCATCAGTCCCACGTTCTGGCAAAAAAGCCTTTATCCGGCAGCGGCGCAAAAACGCATCGCAGTTTGCCATGAAGGCGTTGATACCCAGCTTTTCCGTCCCGACCAGCGTGCATCGCTGAAATTACCGGATGGACGCATCATCAAAACAGGCGATCCGGTAATCACCTTTGTTGCCCGCGATCTCGAGCCCTATCGTGGTTTTCCGCAGGCGCTTGAAGCGGCGGCAAAGGTGATCCAGAAGAACAACGACGCCTTGTTTATCTTTGTTGGCGCAGATGGCGTGAGTTATGGCACACCGCCTCCGGGAGGCGGTTCGTGGAAGGATGCACTTCTCTCCAAGTATAATTTACCAGCTGACAGGATTTTGTTTCCGGGCGCAATTTCGCACGATCTTCTCCGTCAGTTGTATCAGATTTCGACGGCTCATATCTATCTGACTTACCCGTTCGTACTGTCCTGGTCTGTCATTGAAGCGATGGCATGCGGTGCGCTGATCATCGGCTCCGATACGCAACCCGTGCAGGAAGTGATCCGATCCGGTCAGAATGGTCTGCTTGTTCCCTTTTACGATACGGATGCGCTCGCCAGCACCATCCTGCGCGTGCTTGCCAAACCGAATGATTTTATGCCGTTGCGCGCTGCAGCACGCCGAACAATCGAGTCCCGCTTTCGCTTGACCGACTGCCTCGCGCGACAAAAAAACCTCATTGATACGGTTTTGCGGACGGCTTGAAGACGCGGTTTTGTGCCTCCTGATTTCAATGGATTTTGGTTTTTACGATTATCCAAACCCAGATACGGCATGGGTTTTTTGCGCTGCACACAAAGTATAACTAAACTAGTTCGAATTTTGAAACAAATCAAATCCATATCTGTATTATAATTTACTATAGATCGAGAGCATATTCTGTTGACATTACTCTATTGATATTTTCTCATAAAGGGAGACGCAGTTCGCATCTGCACAATCGACCAACTACACTGGATGTCTATTTTGAACACATCACTGCCCACAGCCGTTGATCGACAGCCTCGCCGAAGCCGCTACGCGATTGCTTCCACCCATGATCAACAGCTGCTCGAATCTTCACCCCTGGCCGATTTCATTGTTTTCGTCGAGCCGGAATCGGATCAGGTTCGCCTCCTCAACGCCTTCCCGCTGATTGGCGTTGCCGCTTCGGATACCGGGGCGACGGAGTTAGAGAACGCTTTGAAGCGAATTTACCGGTTCAAGACTTTGCCGGAAGTGCCGATTGTCCGGCTTAATCCATCGACGATTGCCACGGAAGCAGCAGTCATAGCGCAGGTGCTTGAAAGCGGGATAGACCGTCTCACCAACCACGTGACAAAGGTTCATACCGAGCTTGTGATGTTGCGCCGGGAACGGGAAACACTGTTCGAGAACTACCGCGCTATCGAGAATGCCTTTCATGCGCGCAACTGGGATTCTGTTACCGAAATTTTTAGCCACACACCAAGCATCGATCCAAAAGACGAGGGTTTCGCAAATCTTTTGCGTGAATCAGAGATCGAACAGCTTTTCCCGGTGTCGAGCTACGCCGTATCGGGCTTTGCCCTGCATTTCCGGGGCCTCCCATCCGGCCGGTCTGGCCAATTGATCGTCACTCTCGATTATGTCGAAAATGGCGAAGGCATTGCCGAATGGCTGGTTCCCTATAGCAGCGTTGCAGCCGATTGGAACTTCTTCTCGCTGCCAAAAGCCTGCGATGGCGGACACCGCACCTTGCGGTTGAGAGTATCGGCGACAGGTGGTGTACCGCCGGAGCTTTCCCTCGGCAATGTCGTCACGAACGAGCGTTATGCTGCAAGAGCGCGCATACCCCATGCGGATCTCGATATGCGGCCGCTTGCCTTCCGCGTCTTTACCGGTCTGCCGGGCGTGCGTCCTACATCCTTGCCGAATGTCTTTGTGCCTACCTCCCTGATTGCGGGACGGCGCGTGGAAGATTATCGCCTGCCGGTGGAACTGCTTCGCGGCGTTACCAACGTTTCGGTGAGCACTATTGTGCCGGATTTCCCCACAGTGCGTTTCCTGGAACACGAAGATGCAATCGTGTGCCACCCTCTTGCCGAGGGCATTACGGCTGGTGCTATCCGCCGGGTCATATCACCGGGCACGGTGCGCATTTCGGCGCGTGCGCTCATTGATCATCCGGAAGGTAAGCCCGGTGCTGTCGGCTTCCTGCTGACAAGCTTGTCGGCGGACATCAAGGGAGAGATAGCAGCGCTCGGACGCCCGGGCGAAAAGCGACCCACGGCACTTTTCAGCGGCTGGACCGAGATCACCGCAATGCAACCGGCTGATATCAATTTCATGCTGGATACAGCAACCACCCGTGCGATGGACCTCGTCGTTCTTAGCAAGGCTACCGCTGGTTCGGTCGATTTCTCCTGGCTGAAGGTATTCAACTTCCGGCTCGTCAAGCATATCGAGGCTCGTCCAGTCCAGGAGATGGCCAATGCCCGATAAATCTCAGGACTTGATTGCCATTGCAATGCCACTCTATGGCCATGCAGCACTCGTTCCTGAGGCGCTTGAATCGGCACTGGCATCCGTAACAAAATTCCGCATTGCCATTGTCGTATCGGTAGATGGTGATCCCCGGCACGAAGTCTTTGACCAGCTCGCACTTTATGCGGCAGCACACCCCGAAATCCATGTGATCTTCGGGGAAAATGCCGGGCCGGGCGGCGCGCGCAACCGGGCGATTGACTATATTCTTGAAGAATTGCCCGAAGCAAAGGCAGTATATTTTCTGGACGCAGACAACCGCGTTCAGCCATATACTGTAGATACACTTTACCGCCGTCTAGCTGCGAGTGATGCAGGCTGGATTTACACAAACATTGATACATTCTCGGTCAACTGGCGCGCCCACTATGGCGACAGCTATTCGCGTCTCATTCATTGTATCACGGACAATATCTGCGATACGGGATCGATGATTTCGCTGGATGTTTTCAAGAGCGGCATCCGTTTTGATGACGACCGCCAGAATGGCTTTGAGGACTGGGAATTCTGGCTTTCGGCGATTGAAGCAGGCTTTGTTGGCCAGCCATGCCATGACACCGGTTTTGAGTATCGCCTAAGAGCCGAAAGCCGCTTCAAAGAAGCAAATCGCGACCGGTCCGCATCCATCAATTTCCTGCGCAAGCGACACAAGGTTCTGTTTCGACGTCCAACTTTGGTTGGTTTCGAACATGAAGAATGTCCGCGCTATGCGCTCATTCGCACGGGCGAGGGGACACTCAGCACCTTCAGCGATCCGACGCAAAAGCCGGGAGAGGTCGCATTTGACGATGCGATCCGCGCTTTTTGGGGAAGCGTCGGCGAGCCCGACAATTTCCACTTTCCGCCCTTCGTTGCCGCTTGCAGCAGCGAGACATTAAAGCTGCTTACGCGCTCGCGGCTTCTGCCAAATATTCTTTGCCATCTCGAACGGCTTGCAGAAAAAACCAACATTGTCTTTGTTGAACTTGGCAATGTGGATTCAGAGCGGCGCATTGATTCCGAAATCATGCCATCGGGCACCCATCAGGGTCCGGCTGATCTGATCTTCGTTTCAACGAAGCTCATCCAGAACGTCATTGATAATGACGCGCTCGACTGGTTCTCGTCCATTGGCAGCCAGCAATTATGGCCCACCTCATCGCGGGTGAAAATTCGCTTCCCGTTTCCAAAGGCGCGGCAACGCCGCTCGCTGGCACGGCCCGAACAGGCGCTGCTCAATCTTGTTACCGCCATTGCGACCAGCCCGCTCAAGCAAACAGCCTCGACACGCTGGACATGGCGCCCGCGCCGCTTGCCTGCCCTGTCAGAAATGTATCAGGTCTTGCGCAAGGAACTTGGCGGATCGCCAGTCCTGCCGCTCGCCCATAATGCCGGCAAGCGAAAGACGGCTGCGGTGCTGGTTCCCAATGCCTCCTTTGGCGGCGCTGAAAAAGTTGCCTACGCTGCAGGACGCGAGTTGAAACAGGAAGGTTTCGAGACCCACCTTTTTGTGCTCGGTTCAAGCCGGATGGATGTGCTCGATGAGTTCGATCAGGCTTTCGATTATGTGCATTTCTGGAAAGACGGCATTCCGGCATGGGGTGATACCAATCGCTTCCTTGGACAGGATTTCATCACCGAGGATCATCCTCTCGATTGGGAAGGGTTACGCGGACAGCTTTCCGGGTTTGACCTGATCGTCAATAACCACGTCATGGCCGCCCATCCGCTCATGGGGAAACTCCGGTCGGAAGGCACGCGCACAGCCTGTTATCTTCATGTGGTGGATGAGACGGTGTTCCGTCGCCGCGCCGGGCAGCCCTATGCCGCCATCGCGTTTGAACACGCCTATGACGCATTCCTGACCTGCTCCGAACAGCTGAAAACTTATCTGCACAGCTTCGGTGTGCCATTCGAGAAGATATTCGCTGTACCGAACGCGGCCAGTTTTTCAATCGATACAAAATTGCGCACACAGGTCACCGCTGCGCGTAAAACGCAGCAACCGGATGAGCCGCTTCGTATCCTCTACATGGGACGACTGGACCGCCAGAAGGGTATTGACCGGCTGTATGATGCCATCTTCAAGCTGCGCGAACGCGGTATTGCCTTTGAAGCACAGGCCATTGGCGGCGAGATTCTATCCGATGATCCAAGTTCCTCCTGGATGGCGAGGCTCAAAGACGCCGGCGTCAAGGTTTCACCGCCGGTTTTCAGCGGCAAGGACATCGCGACCCATCTCGCTTGGGCAGATGTGCTGTTGATGCCATCCCGATGGGAAGGTGCGCCTTTGATGATTGCTGAAGCGCAACAGCTCGGTTGCGTGCCCGTGGCGACGGCTGTTGGCGCTGTCGATGAACTGATCGTTCACGGGCTTGATGGCATTCTCATCAAAAATGCCAATGACGCCCAGATCGTCTCTGATATCGCGCGGCTGCTCACCATTCTCGCACAGGATCGCGGAGCCCTTGCCCGCACCGCTGAGGGTTCACTCGCCAGTGCAGCCCGACGTTCCTGGACCTCGTCTTTTGCCAGCTTCATTGCCTGGTGCAACACAATCGAACCCGCAATTCCAGGTGAACGGAATGCGACCACGCCCGAAATCACAGAGGAATTCAATGTAACTGCCGAGCTTCCGGGCCGGGCAGTCGCATGATGATCAGCAGAAAGGTTTTGTGAACCCCATGAGCCCCAGAATTCTCCTTACCGGCATCCCCGGCCACATGACACGCCTCATTCAGAGAGCAGAAGATTCCCGTGTCTTTTATTCGGAGAAACAGCCGCAGCCGGAAGACAAGGAAGCATACCTGCGCGAACTCAAGAATATCAGCAATACGGGGAACTATCTGATCGGGGAAGGTGCGCTGCGCGCGCTGTCGCCAGACGCTACCCATATTCCATTCTGGCACCTCTACAACGCCGTCAACAACGGTACGGGTCTGGACGCCATCAACAAGCAATTCGACATCTGCGTCTTCACCTGCGCCAATCTTCTGCGCAAGAGCCTGTCTGCCGATGCGGAAGCGCAAGTGTTGTCCAAGCTGGATATGCCTGTCGTCATGCTGGGCATCGGCATTCAGAACCGGCCAGACCTCGAAGAGTCCTTGCCCGAGGGCACCCAGCGTCTGCTGCAGGTTCTGAAGGAAAAAGAACATTACTTCCTGACACGCGGCGATGAGACAGCCGCGTACCTCAAGGATCAGGGGTTCTCATTCGTGAGGCCCGTTGGTTGCCCGTCAATGTATTTCATGCCAGCCAACGTGCGCAAAGCCATTCGCCGTCTGCCCGATGTGAAGGTAGGCGAGGGACGCACCGTGTTCACCGGTTACATGGGTGCAGCGCTTGATACGATTGGTGACATGAATGCACTTTCGTCCGACGATGGACGTTCGGCCTATGTCATTCAGGACGAGCCCCTGCATTTTGACATGCAGATTGAACCGAACGAGGATGGCCGCGTCTACGATTCCACCTCGGGTGAGATGATCGGGGACCTGACATTCAAGGGCTCCGAAGAGCTGAAAAAGAAGATCAAGGTTCATACATTTTTCGACACGAACCAATGGCGCGCCTGGACATCGTCCATGGACTTCTCCTTTGGTCGGCGTTTCCACGGCAATGTCATTGCGCTTCAGGCTGGCGTGCCGAGCCTGATTGTGGCCGTCGACGACCGGATGCGCGAAATGCTGAACTTTTCCGGGTTGCCGAAAGTCGAGGCCAATGACCTCAATTCTGCAAATGACCGCTCGGCATTCATCTCTGACCATTTGGCTGAGATGAACATTCCGCAGGTCATCGAAAAATACTCTGACCGTGAACGCAGCTTCCGCTCGGTCCTGACCGAGATCGGCATCGGATAACTCCCATATCCGGCGCCTTGGAAGCTCCAACATAAGATGGACGAACATGCGAATAATGATCACAGGCATCCCATCATATCTGATGCGGACCGTCGACAGCGTTTCCGGGGCAACGGTAAAACACCGGCCCTATTTCGAAAACATCCGAACAAAAAAGGATGTCATCGATCAGGTTAAGAGGATTGCCAATACGGGCAATTATCTCATTGGCGAAGGCGCTGCCAACAGTGTCCGCGGCCACGATGTTACCTATATTCCGTTCTGGCATCTGGCCAACAGCATTCACTCGCCGGAAACCTATGCAAGGTTGAACGAGAGCTTTGACCTGTGCCTGTTTGCATCGGCCAATCTGCTGCGGCCCGGCTATGCGGCTGCAACGGAATCCCACGTGTTTGAACTTCTCAACATGCCAATCGTCATCATGGGCATCGGCATCCAGAAGAAGGAAAACCTCAAGGCTGAATTGCCCGAGGGTACGCAACGCTTTCTCAACGTGCTGAAGAAGAAGGAAACCTTCTTCCTGACGCGTGGACATTTTACGGCGGAGTTCCTGAAAGCCGAGGGTATGAAGTATGTGCGTCCGACCGGGTGCCCGTCGCTTTATTTCGATCCGGCCCAGATGAAGCGTTCGCTGAGCCGTCTGGCCGATCCGGGACTGGCTGAATCTCAGAAGATCGCTTTTGGTGGTTATCTTGGCAGCGTTCCCGATACGATCGTCGATGCCCATGCACTCCTGCACAAGGACAGTACGGCAAGCTACGTCATTCAGGACGAAGTAATCGTCTACAACATGAACATGGTCGGTGAAGACACCACGCAAGCCTACGATCAGGCGGCAAGCCGTATCACGGCACCAACTGAGTACAAGCATGCGGAAAAATGGCAGCGTAAGCGCGATTATCTCGTCTTCTTCGATACGCATAAATGGCGCAGCTGGGTGTCGGGGCAGGATTTCTGCTTTGGCCGCCGCTTCCACGGTTCAATCATCGGCATGCAGTCGGGTATTCCGGCACTGATGATCGCTGTCGATGACCGTATGCGCGAGATGCTCGATTTCGTCGGCTTCCCGCACATCGAGGCATCCGTGTGGAATCGCGAGCCACAAAAGAAGGCGTTTCTGCAGGACTTCCTCTCGAAGATTGACGTTCCGGCGGCGATACATCGCTATTCCGAGTGCGAAGTTAATTTCAACGGCGCTTTGAAAGATATCGGCATCCGATAATGAGGCTTTCACCGGCGTCCAGCATATGGGAGGCATGAAACCATGACGTGGCGATTGCAATTGCGTGGGCTTTACGCCGGTGTTTCCTTTGCTGTGGCAATGGCTGTTGCGGGCAGTGTGCTCGCAACGCCGTCGCAGGCAACAGAAGACGCCCGATTTGGTGTGAACAGGGTCAACCTTGCCTGGCTTTCGGCACCGGAACGGGAAAAAGTGCTTGACCTCATGGTCAAGAGCGGTGTGGTGGCGGTGCGGTTGTCACTAACCAGGCCGATTGACCAAAGCATTGACGCAATCCGCGTGGCCCATGAAAAGGGACTGGCAATTCTTCTTGAAATATCCCTCAACAATGCGGCTTTCTACCCCCAAGGTACCAAACCGCGTTCCGGACTTGGCCGGATATGGGATATGTACCGGCTTTCCGATATTTCGCCGGATCAGTTCCGGTCTGTGGTTGGTGATGCCCTGCGCAAGATTGATGCGCTTAAAATTCCTCTTGTCGCAGTTGAACCCGGTAATGAAATCAACTGGGGCGCCTATAATGGCGATCTTGAGGTGAAGCCCAAGGCCAAATCGAAGACGGCGCGCGTCTTGAAAGATCTTGATAACTTGACCGTTGTCGAGCAAGGCGCTGCAAAATATGTCCAGCTTGCTGCTGTTGTTCGTGAAGAACTCAAAACCACCAAGTACAGCGCCAATGCCAAGGTTATCTCGGCCGGACTTTCGGACATTCCGTTTGCTGACGCTGACAGGCGTGGGATCGATAGTGTTGACCTAACCATCTTTACCAATCTCCTGCGCGAGCATGGGTTGGATAAGGTGGTGGATGGCTACGGGATACATATCTATCCGGGCAGCAATGGTACGCCAAAAGCGCGCGCAGACCATATCAGTCAGGCGCTGTCGATCTGCCGATCAGAGCCGGATGGCAAACCATGCTGGATCACCGAATGGGGTTTCTCGAATACGTCAACGACATGCCCCGCCAATGACGGTTC
This sequence is a window from Phyllobacterium sp. T1293. Protein-coding genes within it:
- a CDS encoding glycoside hydrolase; protein product: MTWRLQLRGLYAGVSFAVAMAVAGSVLATPSQATEDARFGVNRVNLAWLSAPEREKVLDLMVKSGVVAVRLSLTRPIDQSIDAIRVAHEKGLAILLEISLNNAAFYPQGTKPRSGLGRIWDMYRLSDISPDQFRSVVGDALRKIDALKIPLVAVEPGNEINWGAYNGDLEVKPKAKSKTARVLKDLDNLTVVEQGAAKYVQLAAVVREELKTTKYSANAKVISAGLSDIPFADADRRGIDSVDLTIFTNLLREHGLDKVVDGYGIHIYPGSNGTPKARADHISQALSICRSEPDGKPCWITEWGFSNTSTTCPANDGSRELLVETARNRFEELMGTGRVAAAYYFDWDAKGYGVWRCGGLSPAGKAAVVAP